One genomic segment of Brassica napus cultivar Da-Ae chromosome A3, Da-Ae, whole genome shotgun sequence includes these proteins:
- the LOC106440019 gene encoding lipid phosphate phosphatase epsilon 1, chloroplastic, translated as MAVLVKKFARRDGSEQSGSVEQEASINGSPELRYEMVTGRGIEAIVNSLSKWVVSILFASIILLRHDGAALWGIIGSVSNSALSLVLKRMLNQARPATTSRTDPGMPSTHAQSISFISVFAVLSVLEWLGTSKVSMFLCCLILASCSYFIRLRVSQKLHTSSQVVVGAIVGSVFCIFWYTTWNSLLLEAFESSLLLQTSVFLVAAALTLAFATHVVLNWFRNDK; from the exons ATGGCCGTTTTAGTCAAAAAATTTGCTCGCAGAGACGGAAGCGAACAATCTGGGTCGGTCGAGCAAGAAGCTTCCATCAATGGGTCTCCAGAGCTCCGGTACGAGATGGTAACCGGTCGTGGGATTGAAGCAATTGTTAATAGTCTG AGCAAATGGGTTGTGTCTATTCTGTTTGCTTCCATCATTCTTCTGAGGCATGATGGTGCAGCTTTGTGGGGAATCATTGGATCCGTTTCGAATTCGGCTCTTTCCCTGGTGCTGAAGCGTATGCTTAACCAAGCGAGACCTGCTACAACCTCGCGAACTGATCCCGGGATGCCATCTACTCACGCCCAGTCTATCTCTTTCATATCTGTCTTTGCTGTTTTGTCTG TTTTGGAATGGCTTGGAACCAGCAAAGTCTCTATGTTCCTTTGCTGCCTCATACTCGCGTCGTGTTCATATTTT ATACGGTTAAGGGTTTCTCAGAAGCTTCACACAAGCAGTCAAGTTGTTGTTGGTGCAATCGTGGGTTCTGTTTTCTGCATCTTCTGGTACACAACGTGGAACTCGCTTCTCCTTGAAGCCTTTGAGTCGTCTCTATTACTCCAAACATCTGTATTTCTGGTTGCAGCTGCACTTACACTAGCTTTTGCAACCCATGTTGTACTTAACTGGTTCAGAAACGATAAATGA